Proteins from a genomic interval of Sphingobacterium lactis:
- a CDS encoding S46 family peptidase gives MKKLVLLCVLALVSTFSFADEGMWFLMHLKRLNEADMQKKGLKLTAEEIYSINNSSLKDAIVQFNGGCTAEIVSGSGLVFTNHHCGYGAIAELSTPEHDYLTNGFWAKNHGEELKPKSLFVRFFVRMDDVSKRILGLVNDKMTEKEREKIINQEIAKIQAENSENGKYVVSVRPFYNGNEYYYFVYQDYTDVRLVGTPPSSIGKFGGDTDNWEWPRHTGDFSIFRVYGDKDGNPAEYSKDNVPLKPKHFLPVSIKGIKEGDFSMILGYPGRTNRWMNAGGIDQNVNYAYPAWVEASKVGMDAMKKHMDKDQAVKLNYASKYSGVANYWKNRQGMIDALKKHRTAAAKGKQEKKFNKWANKAANKAEYGDVISTINNYYTQTNEKARHDNYLMGMLRSSTFAALPYSLGAGLKQYAQANEAKRKEMAPRLEAFINDNYEKAYMPLEIDVLADELNLYAAKGGNIAGYVRQMADKNAGNFQADIQSAFNSSIFGSKEKLTAFLANPTEQAVDNDPLYKLSSALMDKYRETSPEAEKLNNDFQAASRKYIAGVLKMDPNGKYYPDANSTLRLTYGTIRALPKDKRNDAKVNNYTTLKGTIAKYKPGDEEFDLPKRLMELYENKDYGRYADKDGYLPVNFLSDQDITGGNSGSPVLNANGELIGLAFDGNIEAMAGDVIFDPKLQRTISVDIRYVLFIIDKFAGATNIIDELKIVE, from the coding sequence ATGAAAAAACTAGTATTATTATGCGTACTGGCATTGGTCAGTACTTTCTCGTTTGCAGACGAGGGCATGTGGTTCCTGATGCACCTGAAGCGTCTGAACGAAGCCGACATGCAGAAAAAAGGATTGAAGCTTACAGCTGAAGAAATCTATAGCATCAACAACTCGAGTTTAAAGGACGCGATCGTTCAATTTAACGGTGGCTGTACAGCAGAGATTGTTTCCGGAAGCGGTTTGGTTTTCACGAACCACCACTGTGGATACGGTGCCATCGCAGAACTCTCCACACCTGAGCACGATTATCTAACAAACGGATTCTGGGCGAAGAACCATGGGGAAGAATTAAAGCCGAAATCTCTTTTCGTGCGCTTCTTCGTACGTATGGATGATGTTTCCAAACGTATCCTGGGCTTGGTCAACGACAAGATGACCGAGAAAGAGCGTGAGAAAATCATCAACCAAGAGATCGCGAAAATCCAAGCGGAGAATAGCGAAAACGGTAAATATGTAGTTTCTGTTCGTCCTTTCTACAATGGTAATGAATATTACTACTTCGTTTACCAGGACTACACCGACGTACGTTTGGTAGGAACGCCTCCAAGCAGCATTGGTAAATTCGGTGGGGATACGGACAACTGGGAATGGCCGCGCCACACCGGTGACTTCTCAATCTTCCGTGTATACGGAGATAAGGACGGTAACCCGGCAGAATATTCAAAAGACAATGTGCCATTGAAACCGAAGCATTTCTTGCCGGTAAGCATCAAGGGCATCAAAGAAGGTGACTTCTCCATGATCTTGGGTTACCCAGGTCGTACAAACCGTTGGATGAACGCTGGTGGTATTGACCAGAACGTGAACTATGCTTATCCAGCATGGGTTGAAGCATCAAAAGTTGGTATGGATGCCATGAAAAAACACATGGATAAAGACCAAGCGGTAAAATTGAACTATGCTTCCAAATACTCGGGCGTGGCCAACTACTGGAAGAACAGACAAGGGATGATCGATGCGTTGAAGAAACACAGAACTGCTGCTGCAAAGGGTAAGCAGGAAAAGAAATTCAACAAATGGGCGAATAAAGCTGCTAACAAAGCCGAATACGGCGATGTGATCTCGACCATCAACAACTACTACACCCAAACCAATGAGAAGGCAAGACACGACAATTACCTGATGGGCATGTTACGTTCTTCTACATTTGCAGCACTTCCATATTCATTGGGCGCCGGTCTGAAGCAATATGCGCAAGCAAATGAAGCCAAACGCAAGGAGATGGCTCCTCGCTTGGAAGCCTTTATCAATGACAATTACGAAAAAGCGTACATGCCATTGGAAATCGATGTATTAGCAGATGAATTGAATCTATATGCGGCTAAAGGCGGCAATATTGCTGGTTATGTACGCCAAATGGCAGACAAAAACGCTGGGAACTTCCAAGCGGATATCCAATCGGCATTCAACAGCAGCATTTTCGGTTCTAAGGAAAAATTAACAGCTTTCTTGGCAAACCCAACAGAACAGGCTGTAGATAACGATCCGCTTTACAAATTATCCTCTGCGTTGATGGATAAATATCGTGAGACTTCACCAGAGGCTGAAAAATTGAACAATGACTTCCAAGCAGCTTCCCGCAAGTACATTGCTGGGGTATTGAAAATGGATCCTAACGGCAAATACTACCCGGATGCCAACTCCACCCTACGCTTGACTTACGGTACAATCAGAGCCTTACCGAAGGATAAAAGAAACGATGCGAAGGTAAATAATTACACCACTCTGAAAGGTACGATTGCGAAGTACAAACCAGGTGATGAGGAGTTTGATCTTCCAAAACGTTTAATGGAACTCTATGAAAATAAGGACTATGGACGTTATGCAGACAAAGATGGCTACCTTCCAGTGAACTTCTTGAGCGATCAGGACATTACAGGTGGTAACTCGGGTTCTCCTGTTCTAAATGCAAATGGCGAATTAATTGGCTTGGCTTTTGATGGAAACATTGAAGCAATGGCTGGAGACGTGATTTTCGACCCTAAATTGCAGCGTACCATTTCGGTGGATATCCGATACGTTCTTTTCATCATCGATAAATTTGCAGGTGCTACAAACATCATTGACGAGCTTAAAATTGTAGAGTAA
- a CDS encoding DEAD/DEAH box helicase: MASFEDFKLNKQIQNAIAEAGYTVPTEIQQKAITPILAGQDIMGIAQTGTGKTAAFVLPMLMKLSYAQGHDPRALILSPTRELAMQIEEHIRLFSTYLDLRTVLLYGGLGPKTQKEQLAKGCDIIVATPGRFLDLYLEGEINVKSLKFLVLDEADKMMDMGFIGKIHRILEIVPRKRQNLLFSATMSELVRKIAGDFLAFPTVIEVTEQATPAQTVTQTLYHVPNLRTKINLLQHFFKDDESFSRVIVFCKTKSVADNVYSFLERKYGADDVRVIHANKGQNTRINSINAFKEGNVRILVATDVAARGLDVTQVSHVINFDVPIVIEDYVHRIGRTGRAFQTGDAITFCNPAEEYFVKKIEKLIRQSIPVVELPADVFIEKTPFDEKQAIAREIDNQKKKDNPDFKGAFHDKKYAPKPNTSKKATRGKGKPAKKTTGKPSKKR, encoded by the coding sequence ATGGCGTCATTCGAAGACTTTAAACTAAACAAACAGATCCAAAATGCGATCGCCGAAGCGGGATACACAGTCCCTACGGAGATTCAGCAAAAGGCGATCACACCGATCCTGGCAGGTCAGGATATCATGGGTATTGCACAGACCGGAACCGGAAAAACAGCAGCCTTTGTGCTGCCGATGCTCATGAAACTTTCCTATGCGCAAGGACATGATCCTCGGGCACTTATCTTAAGTCCGACCCGGGAATTGGCCATGCAGATCGAAGAGCATATCCGCTTGTTCTCCACATACCTAGACCTACGTACCGTATTGCTGTACGGCGGTTTAGGCCCAAAAACCCAAAAGGAACAATTGGCGAAGGGGTGCGATATTATCGTCGCAACGCCCGGTCGTTTTCTGGACCTTTACCTGGAAGGGGAGATCAATGTAAAAAGTCTGAAGTTCTTGGTGCTCGATGAGGCGGATAAGATGATGGATATGGGTTTTATCGGGAAAATCCACCGGATTCTGGAGATTGTTCCGCGGAAGCGCCAGAACCTGTTGTTCTCAGCTACCATGAGTGAATTGGTGCGCAAGATCGCAGGCGACTTTCTAGCTTTCCCTACAGTGATTGAGGTGACCGAACAGGCCACGCCTGCGCAAACAGTCACCCAGACGCTATACCATGTGCCCAACCTGCGCACCAAAATCAATTTATTGCAACATTTCTTCAAGGATGATGAAAGTTTCAGCCGCGTTATCGTTTTTTGCAAGACAAAATCCGTGGCGGATAACGTGTATTCGTTCCTGGAGCGGAAATATGGCGCCGATGATGTGCGGGTAATCCATGCCAATAAGGGGCAGAATACGCGAATCAATTCCATCAATGCCTTTAAGGAAGGGAATGTACGGATCTTGGTGGCAACCGATGTGGCCGCGCGCGGATTGGACGTGACCCAGGTGAGCCATGTGATCAATTTTGATGTGCCTATCGTCATTGAAGACTATGTTCACAGAATTGGACGTACCGGTCGCGCATTCCAGACAGGTGATGCCATTACCTTCTGTAATCCGGCCGAGGAGTATTTCGTCAAGAAGATCGAGAAGCTCATCCGACAGAGCATTCCTGTGGTGGAACTTCCTGCGGATGTCTTCATCGAGAAGACTCCATTCGATGAGAAGCAGGCGATAGCACGTGAGATCGATAACCAGAAGAAAAAAGATAATCCGGACTTTAAGGGCGCATTCCATGATAAAAAATACGCTCCAAAGCCGAATACCAGCAAAAAAGCAACACGTGGAAAGGGCAAGCCGGCGAAGAAAACCACTGGTAAGCCGTCCAAGAAACGATGA
- a CDS encoding EVE domain-containing protein — MNYFLVKSEPFKYSWDQFNKDGETFWDGVRNYQARNNLKAMKKNDLVLYYHSNEGKEVVGMAKVVKEFYQDPTTEDERWVVVDLAPVETFKQPVTLETIKADPLLQDIALVRQGRLSVMPLKQEEFDRIVELGNS, encoded by the coding sequence ATGAACTATTTTTTGGTAAAATCGGAACCGTTCAAGTACAGCTGGGATCAGTTTAACAAGGACGGCGAGACTTTTTGGGATGGAGTGCGGAACTATCAGGCGCGCAACAACCTGAAGGCCATGAAGAAAAACGACCTGGTGCTCTACTACCACAGTAATGAAGGCAAGGAAGTGGTGGGCATGGCAAAAGTGGTGAAGGAATTCTATCAAGATCCAACAACCGAAGATGAACGCTGGGTCGTGGTGGACCTAGCTCCAGTGGAAACCTTTAAGCAACCGGTAACCCTAGAAACCATCAAAGCGGATCCCTTGCTGCAGGATATTGCCTTGGTGCGTCAAGGCCGACTTTCGGTGATGCCACTGAAGCAAGAAGAATTCGACCGTATCGTAGAACTCGGAAATTCATAA
- the gldC gene encoding gliding motility protein GldC: protein MKKAEIKLQVELDDNNVPETIQWSSTDGQQSDELPAKAMFLALWDAQYKNSMRIDLWTKDMPYDEMKRFFYETLQTLGDSFLRSAGGDPMAEKIIGDLRDYCAHYADKMEIMEQQN, encoded by the coding sequence ATGAAGAAAGCAGAGATTAAACTCCAGGTGGAGTTAGATGATAACAACGTTCCGGAAACCATCCAATGGAGTTCAACGGATGGACAACAATCAGATGAGCTACCGGCAAAGGCGATGTTCTTAGCCCTATGGGATGCCCAGTACAAGAACTCCATGCGCATTGATTTGTGGACCAAGGATATGCCATACGATGAAATGAAGCGTTTCTTCTATGAAACTCTACAGACCTTGGGCGACTCCTTCCTGCGTTCTGCAGGTGGTGATCCGATGGCTGAGAAAATTATCGGCGACCTACGTGATTATTGCGCGCACTATGCCGATAAGATGGAAATCATGGAACAACAGAATTAA